In a single window of the Thermofilum uzonense genome:
- a CDS encoding ABC transporter ATP-binding protein, producing the protein MTVINVADLYKSLQGEYVLKGISFQVDVELVAISGPGGSGKTTLLGILSTNLKPDSGKVEILGFDVLKEPRLVRKMIAYLPEGYSAPPSLTPREYVFTYLLSRGFSYGEAREQTRDWLLELGLEDYMRTPIAELSPGLEKRVYFAAILASQAEVLLLDDPFSGVDKNTRELMISWLKKRVEMGITVVLTLRDLSQAQKLAQRVIVLDDGYILFQGPPRKLWEVLGPFYWKKKEAKD; encoded by the coding sequence ATGACTGTGATCAATGTCGCTGATCTTTATAAGAGTCTGCAGGGCGAATATGTTCTTAAGGGTATCTCTTTCCAGGTGGATGTCGAACTGGTCGCTATCTCGGGACCAGGAGGCTCTGGGAAGACTACCCTCCTAGGCATCCTATCAACGAATCTCAAACCTGACTCTGGGAAGGTAGAGATACTAGGCTTTGATGTTTTAAAGGAGCCTCGCTTAGTTCGTAAGATGATCGCTTACCTCCCAGAAGGGTACTCTGCGCCTCCAAGTTTGACCCCTAGGGAATACGTCTTTACTTACCTATTGTCTCGGGGCTTCTCATATGGCGAGGCCCGAGAGCAGACGAGAGACTGGCTGCTTGAACTGGGTCTAGAAGACTATATGAGAACGCCCATAGCCGAGCTGAGTCCCGGCCTCGAGAAGAGGGTATATTTTGCTGCAATCCTAGCTTCACAGGCCGAGGTTCTGCTTCTAGACGACCCGTTTAGCGGAGTCGATAAAAATACACGTGAGTTAATGATCTCCTGGCTAAAAAAGAGAGTTGAAATGGGGATAACGGTCGTGCTTACACTCAGGGATCTCTCCCAGGCTCAAAAGCTAGCCCAAAGGGTTATAGTCCTGGATGATGGTTACATATTGTTTCAAGGTCCTCCCAGGAAGCTCTGGGAAGTACTCGGGCCCTTCTACTGGAAGAAGAAGGAGGCCAAGGATTAA